In a single window of the Elaeis guineensis isolate ETL-2024a chromosome 6, EG11, whole genome shotgun sequence genome:
- the LOC105047168 gene encoding GATA transcription factor 15, whose protein sequence is MLHQCGHHSGGGISTPCSCGLLYGACGASGSTSFSILFPGKQSAMDEVFDSGYPIPSPSSVDCTLSLGTPSTRRTESHKPPPTSTPIQQPSCVSSLCWDILSPSSKQPSVASHGPTGPTNCSNLGADPVLLARRCANCDTTSTPLWRNGPRGPKSLCNACGIRYKKEERRAAASTASPTSSSVVSATAEQTGIGYGYPRQQQQQQHQAWSCYNSTVTASKSPSISTYDDVMDGEEVSYLSWRLNVVPSAQFPVRDRPSLFQYN, encoded by the exons ATGCTACACCAGTGTGGCCACCATAGCGGCGGGGGTATCTCAACCCCGTGCTCTTGTGGCCTCCTCTACGGAGCTTGCGGCGCGAGTGGCAGCACCTCCTTCTCCATTCTCTTCCCGGGAAAGCAATCAGCCATGGATGAGGTGTTCGATTCTGGATATCCTATCCCGTCCCCATCCTCAGTGGACTGCACCCTATCCCTCGGCACGCCATCGACCCGCCGCACCGAATCCCACAAGCCCCCACCCACTTCCACTCCCATCCAGCAGCCGTCTTGCGTGTCTAGCTTGTGCTGGGATATCCTATCCCCGTCTAGCAAGCAACCGTCGGTGGCCTCTCATGGACCCACTGGACCAACCAATTGCTCCAACCTCGGCGCTGACCCCGTCCTCCTCGCTCGTAGGTGCGCCAACTGTGACACCACCTCCACCCCCCTCTGGCGTAACGGCCCTCGTGGCCCCAAG TCACTTTGCAACGCGTGTGGGATCCGTTACAAGAAGGAGGAGCGACGGGCGGCGGCGTCGACGGCGTCGCCGACGTCGTCATCGGTAGTGTCGGCAACGGCGGAGCAAACGGGGATCGGGTATGGGTACCCacggcagcagcagcagcagcagcaccaAGCGTGGAGTTGTTATAACTCGACGGTGACGGCGTCAAAGAGCCCTTCAATCTCGACGTATGACGACGTGATGGATGGGGAGGAGGTGTCCTACCTCTCGTGGCGACTCAACGTCGTCCCCTCGGCCCAATTCCCTGTCCGGGACCGGCCCAGCCTCTTCCAATATAATTAG